GCAAAAAGCAGAAGCAGGCCCCGGCCTTCTCGGTCGCTCATCTCAAAAAGTGCATTGCCGAGCTGGACCTGACCCGGCCGGAAGGCGTACGCGCCCGCGCACTATTATTAATAGGCTTCACCGGAGCCTTTCGCCGCTCCGAGCTGGTGGGCCTGAACTTGGAGCATATCGAGCTGACCGATGCCGCCCTCATTCTAAGTTTGCCCAAAAGCAAAACCAACCAGGCCGGGGAGTTGGAGCAAAAAGCCGTTTTCTACGCTTCCAACCCGCTGTTCTGTCCCATCCGGGCCTACAAGGCCTGGGTGGAGCTGCTGGGTGAGCGCACCGAGGGGCCGGTGTTCGTGTCGCTCTCGCGGGGCAAAACCGGTGAAGCGGGCACTCCCTCACGTCGGCGGCTGTCGGACCGGCGCGTGAACCTGCTGGTGAAGGAGCACCTGGGTGAGAAGTATTCAGCTCACTCGCTGCGCGCCTCGTTCATCACCACGGCCAAGCTCAACGGGCAGTCCAACGAGTTTATCAAAAACCAGACAAAGCAGAAAACCGACGCCATGATTAGCCGCTACTCCCGGCTCGACGACATCATTGCCTATAACGCGGCCCACTCGCTGGGTTTGTAACTTGGCACACCTATTATATAAGGTATGGAAAACCTGCTTCAGCCCCGGCACCCGCTTGATAAATTTCACCAGTCGCAGCTGGACTTTCTAGCTGCCCTGCCGGAAGAGCAGCGGATAGAGCACGCCCGCCTGTTTCGGCTGGGCAATGCCAGCTACCGCTACCAGCAGCAGGCCGTAGGCGAAATCACTGAGGCCGACTACCTGGACTGGCTTGAAGGCCTACCGGCTAAGATGCGCCGCGTGGTCGAGCAGGAAGGCTTCGAGCA
This is a stretch of genomic DNA from Hymenobacter sp. DG25B. It encodes these proteins:
- a CDS encoding site-specific integrase, which produces MVPTGKKNLPAVTGELPALALANDLAGQVAPNVGRYLTLGLEGADNTRLAYSADLRSYEAFCAAHEFTPWPAAVATLASYVAHLADIPRKLATINRHLAAIEKNHQLLGLPSAISAPALDVLRKGVARAVGKKQKQAPAFSVAHLKKCIAELDLTRPEGVRARALLLIGFTGAFRRSELVGLNLEHIELTDAALILSLPKSKTNQAGELEQKAVFYASNPLFCPIRAYKAWVELLGERTEGPVFVSLSRGKTGEAGTPSRRRLSDRRVNLLVKEHLGEKYSAHSLRASFITTAKLNGQSNEFIKNQTKQKTDAMISRYSRLDDIIAYNAAHSLGL